The Henckelia pumila isolate YLH828 chromosome 2, ASM3356847v2, whole genome shotgun sequence genome includes a window with the following:
- the LOC140883345 gene encoding transcription factor PIF1-like isoform X2, translating to MNHHVTGFQQLQEDHCSIPDSSRPKRLPTGDEDIMELLWRNGQLVVQRSTKKFGGGGEVEVPAEQLTVKGIRSTAEEQHLFMHEDEMASWLQYPIDDSSFDRDLYSDLMYSAPLPTTPPPPPPPPPPPPPPLQAPVIAIAPPRPLPAQKPEFSPRFQNFVHFSRIPCRQSVEPISKPFATAARESTVVESNETPAVGRESRASLLDFRTQMNTEGGTAAVDARATGAGKLAAGTCEFTVSSSPGGSGSSFSASGKPHLQTRKPTPAEERKRKSREADENECRSEENEDYELGSDTNRQERVFAASSSKRSRAAEVHNLSERRRRDRINEKMKALQQLIPRCNKTDKASMLDEAIEYLKSLQLQVQMMSSMGCGMVPVMYPGMQRFMPGMGMGMDMAMSRPMLPFPSMQLPGSGLPNQATPAAHMGPGFHLPAFHLPPVLPLPDSSRIQAVSSLADTMLNSLVSLDPNQPRMPNFVYPYQQFPGLQQVAQLPLPQNQAAALPSTTKETGNMGNQRSAG from the exons ATGAATCACCACGTTACGGGTTTCCAGCAGCTACAAGAAGACCACTGTTCCATTCCGGATTCTTCAAGACCCAAAAGACTGCCAAC CGGTGACGAGGATATCATGGAGCTGCTGTGGCGGAATGGCCAACTTGTGGTGCAAAGATCCACCAAGAAATTCGGAGGCGGCGGAGAGGTCGAGGTCCCGGCGGAGCAATTGACGGTCAAGGGAATACGCTCAACTGCGGAGGAGCAACATTTGTTTATGCACGAGGATGAAATGGCGTCTTGGCTTCAGTACCCAATCGATGATTCCTCCTTTGATCGGGATTTGTACTCAGATCTAATGTACTCTGCTCCTCTTCCTACTACTCCTCCTCCTCCGCCTCCGCCTCCgcctccgccgccgccgccatTGCAGGCTCCTGTCATAGCCATTGCTCCACCTCGTCCACTCCCAGCTCAGAAGCCGGAATTCTCCCCGCGCTTCCAGAATTTCGTCCATTTCTCGAGGATTCCGTGCAGGCAGAGTGTCGAGCCAATTTCGAAACCGTTTGCGACAGCAGCGAGGGAATCGACGGTGGTGGAGTCAAACGAGACGCCCGCTGTAGGGCGAGAATCTAGGGCTTCTTTGCTGGATTTCAGGACACAGATGAACACGGAAGGTGGTACGGCGGCGGTCGATGCCCGTGCGACGGGCGCCGGGAAATTGGCGGCCGGTACTTGTGAGTTCACTGTGTCGTCGTCTCCCGGTGGTTCCGGATCCAGTTTCAGCGCCAGCGGGAAGCCGCATCTCCAGACCAGGAAGCCGACGCCCGCGGAGGAGCGGAAGCGGAAAAGCCGAGAAGCCGACGAAAACGAGTGCCGGAGTGAG GAGAATGAAGATTATGAATTAGGAAGTGACACCAACAGGCAAGAGCGTGTGTTCGCTGCATCTTCCTCGAAGAGATCTCGTGCCGCTGAAGTACACAATCTTTCTGAAAGG AGGCGTCGAGACAGGATTAACGAAAAGATGAAGGCTTTGCAGCAACTTATACCTCGCTGCAACAAG ACGGACAAGGCTTCGATGTTGGATGAGGCGATTGAGTACTTGAAATCACTGCAACTCCAAGTTCAG ATGATGTCATCCATGGGATGTGGCATGGTTCCTGTAATGTACCCTGGCATGCAACGATTTATGCCGGGGATGGGAATGGGGATGGATATGGCCATGAGCCGGCCGATGCTGCCGTTTCCATCTATGCAGCTTCCAGGTTCAGGGCTGCCGAATCAGGCGACACCAGCAGCACATATGGGTCCTGGATTTCACCTTCCAGCATTTCATCTGCCACCAGTGCTTCCTTTACCTGATTCATCAAGAATTCAGGCAGTCTCTAGCCTGGCTGATACTATGCTAAACTCACTCGTTTCCCTGGATCCTAATCAGCCAAGAATGCCCAACTTTGTGTATCCGTACCAACAGTTTCCTGGTCTCCAACAGGTTGCGCAGTTGCCGTTACCACAG AATCAGGCAGCGGCACTGCCTAGCACTACCAAAGAAACAGGCAACATGGGAAATCAACGATCAGCTG GTTGA
- the LOC140883345 gene encoding transcription factor PIF1-like isoform X1, producing the protein MHGFLPSFYKDRNMNHHVTGFQQLQEDHCSIPDSSRPKRLPTGDEDIMELLWRNGQLVVQRSTKKFGGGGEVEVPAEQLTVKGIRSTAEEQHLFMHEDEMASWLQYPIDDSSFDRDLYSDLMYSAPLPTTPPPPPPPPPPPPPPLQAPVIAIAPPRPLPAQKPEFSPRFQNFVHFSRIPCRQSVEPISKPFATAARESTVVESNETPAVGRESRASLLDFRTQMNTEGGTAAVDARATGAGKLAAGTCEFTVSSSPGGSGSSFSASGKPHLQTRKPTPAEERKRKSREADENECRSEENEDYELGSDTNRQERVFAASSSKRSRAAEVHNLSERRRRDRINEKMKALQQLIPRCNKTDKASMLDEAIEYLKSLQLQVQMMSSMGCGMVPVMYPGMQRFMPGMGMGMDMAMSRPMLPFPSMQLPGSGLPNQATPAAHMGPGFHLPAFHLPPVLPLPDSSRIQAVSSLADTMLNSLVSLDPNQPRMPNFVYPYQQFPGLQQVAQLPLPQNQAAALPSTTKETGNMGNQRSAG; encoded by the exons ATGCATGGTTTCTTGCCCAGTTTTTACAAAGATAGAAATATGAATCACCACGTTACGGGTTTCCAGCAGCTACAAGAAGACCACTGTTCCATTCCGGATTCTTCAAGACCCAAAAGACTGCCAAC CGGTGACGAGGATATCATGGAGCTGCTGTGGCGGAATGGCCAACTTGTGGTGCAAAGATCCACCAAGAAATTCGGAGGCGGCGGAGAGGTCGAGGTCCCGGCGGAGCAATTGACGGTCAAGGGAATACGCTCAACTGCGGAGGAGCAACATTTGTTTATGCACGAGGATGAAATGGCGTCTTGGCTTCAGTACCCAATCGATGATTCCTCCTTTGATCGGGATTTGTACTCAGATCTAATGTACTCTGCTCCTCTTCCTACTACTCCTCCTCCTCCGCCTCCGCCTCCgcctccgccgccgccgccatTGCAGGCTCCTGTCATAGCCATTGCTCCACCTCGTCCACTCCCAGCTCAGAAGCCGGAATTCTCCCCGCGCTTCCAGAATTTCGTCCATTTCTCGAGGATTCCGTGCAGGCAGAGTGTCGAGCCAATTTCGAAACCGTTTGCGACAGCAGCGAGGGAATCGACGGTGGTGGAGTCAAACGAGACGCCCGCTGTAGGGCGAGAATCTAGGGCTTCTTTGCTGGATTTCAGGACACAGATGAACACGGAAGGTGGTACGGCGGCGGTCGATGCCCGTGCGACGGGCGCCGGGAAATTGGCGGCCGGTACTTGTGAGTTCACTGTGTCGTCGTCTCCCGGTGGTTCCGGATCCAGTTTCAGCGCCAGCGGGAAGCCGCATCTCCAGACCAGGAAGCCGACGCCCGCGGAGGAGCGGAAGCGGAAAAGCCGAGAAGCCGACGAAAACGAGTGCCGGAGTGAG GAGAATGAAGATTATGAATTAGGAAGTGACACCAACAGGCAAGAGCGTGTGTTCGCTGCATCTTCCTCGAAGAGATCTCGTGCCGCTGAAGTACACAATCTTTCTGAAAGG AGGCGTCGAGACAGGATTAACGAAAAGATGAAGGCTTTGCAGCAACTTATACCTCGCTGCAACAAG ACGGACAAGGCTTCGATGTTGGATGAGGCGATTGAGTACTTGAAATCACTGCAACTCCAAGTTCAG ATGATGTCATCCATGGGATGTGGCATGGTTCCTGTAATGTACCCTGGCATGCAACGATTTATGCCGGGGATGGGAATGGGGATGGATATGGCCATGAGCCGGCCGATGCTGCCGTTTCCATCTATGCAGCTTCCAGGTTCAGGGCTGCCGAATCAGGCGACACCAGCAGCACATATGGGTCCTGGATTTCACCTTCCAGCATTTCATCTGCCACCAGTGCTTCCTTTACCTGATTCATCAAGAATTCAGGCAGTCTCTAGCCTGGCTGATACTATGCTAAACTCACTCGTTTCCCTGGATCCTAATCAGCCAAGAATGCCCAACTTTGTGTATCCGTACCAACAGTTTCCTGGTCTCCAACAGGTTGCGCAGTTGCCGTTACCACAG AATCAGGCAGCGGCACTGCCTAGCACTACCAAAGAAACAGGCAACATGGGAAATCAACGATCAGCTG GTTGA